A region of Ictidomys tridecemlineatus isolate mIctTri1 chromosome 4, mIctTri1.hap1, whole genome shotgun sequence DNA encodes the following proteins:
- the LOC101962970 gene encoding LOW QUALITY PROTEIN: olfactory receptor 5B3 (The sequence of the model RefSeq protein was modified relative to this genomic sequence to represent the inferred CDS: substituted 1 base at 1 genomic stop codon) has protein sequence MXMENKTEMTQFILLGLTKDPSLQLPLFVTFFLIYTITLAGNLGMIVLILLDSRLHTPMYFFLGNLSLVDICYSSAVTPKVMAGLFPGDEVISYLACAAQMFFVGAFATVENYLLASMAYDRYAAVCKPLHYTTTMTTSVCAYLVIGCYFCGFLNTSIYTGNTFSLTYCMSHMVHHFFCDVPAVMVLSCSDRHVGELVLIYVASFNIFFALFVIFISYIFIFITILKMRSGAGHRKALSTCASHLTAVSIFYGTLIFMYLQPSSSHSMDTDKMASVFYTMVIPMLNPVVYSLRNTEVKSAFSKILLEGK, from the coding sequence ATGTAAATGGAGAACAAGACAGAAATGACCCAATTCATCCTGTTGGGACTGACCAAGGACCCAAGTCTGCAGCTTCCCCTCTTTGTGACCTTCTTCCTCATCTACACCATCACTCTGGCTGGAAACCTGGGGATGATCGTGTTGATTCTCCTGGACTCCCGTCtccacactcccatgtacttTTTCTTGGGTAACCTGTCTCTGGTGGACATCTGCTACTCTTCAGCTGTCACTCCCAAGGTCATGGCTGGGCTCTTTCCTGGAGATGAGGTCATCTCCTACCTTGCATGTGCTGCTCAGATGTTCTTTGTTGGAGCCTTTGCTACTGTGGAAAATTACCTCTTGGCCtcaatggcctatgaccgctatgcaGCAGTGTGCAAACCCCTGCACTacaccaccaccatgaccacaAGTGTGTGTGCATACCTGGTCATAGGCTGCTATTTCTGTGGTTTCCTGAATACCTCCATCTACACTGGGAACACGTTCAGTCTCACCTACTGTATGTCTCACATGGTCCATCACTTTTTCTGTGATGTTCCAGCAGTCATGGTTCTCTCTTGCTCTGATAGACATGTTGGCGAACTGGTTCTTATTTATGTCGCCAGCTTTAATATCTTTTTTGCTCTCTTTGTTATCTTTATATCctacatattcatttttatcaCCATCCTAAAGATGCGCTCTGGTGCAGGACATAGGAAGGCTCTGTCCACCTGTGCCTCCCACCTCACTGCAGTCTCCATTTTCTATGGGACTCTAATCTTCATGTACTTACAGCCCAGCTCCAGTCACTCCATGGACACGGACAAGATGGCCTCTGTGTTCTACACCATGGTCATCCCCATGCTTAACCCTGTGGTCTACAGCCTCAGGAACACGGAGGTCAAGAGTGCATTCTCAAAAATTCTTCTGGAAGGAAAATAA